A region from the bacterium genome encodes:
- the tyrS gene encoding tyrosine--tRNA ligase: MKKRVYEELSRRGFIQQVTEPEPLQALLEREPVTFYVGFDPTADSLHVGHLMAIMGMSQLQRFGHRPIAIIGGGTAMVGDPSGKTEMRKMLTREQIVANGERFRAQLSRYLDFGPGQALMVDNYDWLGELKYIEFLRDIGRHFSVNRMLTYETYKIRMEKGLSFLEFNYQLLQAYDFLMLYKNHGCRLQLGGDDQWANILAGADLIRRVEESDAYGLTFPLLATAAGKKMGKTESGAVWLDPEKTTPYEYYQYWYNSDDRDVARFLAFFTFLPMSEIEPVRTLEGAELNMAKTILAFETTRITHGEEAAHQALRAAAAAFGGREIPASLLPSSTVPRGSVSAAQGAMPGSVLFASRLAAGPRLADLLVELGLVASKGEAKRLIQGGGVTVNEQRVEDILFALTPALAAEGRIVLRLGKKRYHQLVIAD; encoded by the coding sequence GTGAAAAAGCGCGTCTATGAGGAATTGAGCCGGCGGGGATTCATTCAGCAGGTGACCGAGCCCGAGCCGTTGCAGGCGCTGCTCGAACGGGAGCCGGTGACCTTTTATGTGGGATTCGATCCCACCGCCGACAGCCTGCATGTGGGCCATTTGATGGCCATCATGGGCATGTCGCAGCTGCAGCGTTTCGGCCATCGCCCCATTGCCATCATCGGCGGCGGCACCGCCATGGTCGGCGATCCGAGCGGCAAAACCGAGATGCGCAAGATGCTCACGCGTGAGCAGATCGTCGCCAACGGCGAACGCTTCAGGGCCCAGCTTAGCCGCTATCTCGATTTTGGCCCTGGTCAGGCGCTGATGGTTGATAATTACGACTGGCTTGGGGAACTGAAGTATATCGAATTCCTGCGCGATATCGGCCGCCACTTCAGCGTCAATCGCATGCTGACCTACGAAACCTACAAGATCCGCATGGAGAAGGGGCTCTCCTTTCTCGAGTTCAATTACCAGCTGCTGCAGGCCTATGACTTTCTCATGCTCTACAAGAACCACGGCTGCCGGTTGCAGCTGGGTGGCGACGACCAATGGGCCAATATCCTGGCCGGCGCCGACCTGATCCGGCGCGTCGAAGAGAGCGACGCCTACGGTCTCACCTTTCCCCTGCTGGCCACCGCGGCGGGCAAGAAAATGGGCAAGACCGAGTCGGGCGCGGTCTGGCTCGACCCGGAAAAGACGACCCCGTACGAGTATTACCAGTATTGGTACAACAGCGACGACCGCGATGTCGCCCGCTTTCTCGCTTTTTTCACCTTTCTTCCGATGTCGGAGATTGAACCGGTGCGGACGCTGGAAGGTGCTGAGCTCAATATGGCCAAGACCATCCTCGCCTTCGAGACCACGCGCATCACCCACGGCGAGGAGGCGGCGCACCAGGCCTTGCGCGCTGCAGCGGCTGCCTTTGGCGGACGGGAGATCCCTGCCAGCCTGCTCCCCTCCAGCACCGTGCCGCGCGGATCCGTGTCCGCCGCGCAGGGCGCCATGCCGGGAAGTGTCCTGTTCGCATCCCGGCTGGCGGCGGGGCCGCGTCTGGCCGACCTGCTGGTGGAACTCGGCCTGGTGGCGTCGAAAGGGGAGGCCAAGCGACTGATTCAGGGGGGCGGGGTGACGGTCAATGAGCAGCGGGTCGAGGATATCCTCTTTGCCCTGACGCCAGCCCTGGCCGCAGAAGGGCGGATCGTGCTGCGGCTGGGAAAGAAGCGGTATCATCAGCTGGTGATTGCAGATTGA
- the smpB gene encoding SsrA-binding protein SmpB, whose product MAKKEKSVFQLLNRKAYHDYEIIEKFEAGIALQGTEVKSVRAGKVSFKDSYARVIDGELWVVNLHINEYDHGTVWNHDPARNRKLLLHRREIKRLTGKTEEQGMTLVPLSLYFKNGKVKVELGLGRGRKSYDKRAEIAKRDVNRDIERELKERQRN is encoded by the coding sequence ATGGCCAAAAAAGAAAAAAGTGTCTTTCAACTGCTCAACCGCAAGGCATACCACGACTACGAGATCATCGAGAAATTCGAGGCCGGGATCGCCCTGCAGGGGACCGAGGTCAAGTCGGTGCGCGCCGGCAAGGTGAGCTTCAAGGACAGTTACGCCCGGGTCATCGATGGCGAGCTATGGGTGGTCAATCTGCACATCAACGAATACGACCACGGCACGGTCTGGAACCACGATCCTGCGCGCAACCGCAAGCTGCTGCTCCATCGCCGCGAGATCAAACGCCTGACCGGAAAGACCGAGGAGCAGGGCATGACCCTGGTCCCCCTCAGCCTCTATTTCAAGAACGGCAAGGTCAAAGTGGAGCTGGGCCTCGGACGCGGACGCAAGAGCTACGACAAACGCGCCGAGATCGCCAAACGCGACGTGAACCGGGACATCGAGCGCGAACTGAAAGAACGGCAGCGGAACTGA